One stretch of Balneola sp. MJW-20 DNA includes these proteins:
- a CDS encoding type III pantothenate kinase has protein sequence MSQFDSFRTGNFIFLDIGNTSVKGAHRAAGSWKPINTENVSNASQLVEWIREHEDAFDGIIVCSVRQDATQAILMALEDLPSLVLSTDQIPRANLDYNTIDTLGMDRYLACVAANTHSTRHKVVIDAGTACTIDLMTDDGIYRGGVIAPGYGAFSDILPEKAPALPRVKPNIPKTWPGKTTIDALKWGIPGFYEGGIISVLRKYENEIGHFDLFITGGDGPLIHKMTSEKGIYRPFLVFEGMATFIDYRD, from the coding sequence ATGAGCCAATTCGATTCATTCCGCACGGGAAATTTTATTTTCCTGGATATAGGTAATACCAGTGTGAAAGGAGCCCATCGTGCGGCTGGATCCTGGAAACCCATCAATACTGAGAATGTAAGCAATGCTTCTCAGCTTGTAGAATGGATCAGGGAACATGAAGATGCCTTTGATGGCATAATTGTGTGCAGTGTAAGACAAGACGCAACGCAGGCGATCTTAATGGCACTGGAGGATCTGCCGTCGCTGGTTTTGTCAACCGATCAGATACCAAGAGCCAATCTCGATTATAATACCATTGATACACTTGGAATGGATCGCTACCTGGCCTGTGTGGCAGCTAACACCCATTCGACCAGGCATAAGGTTGTTATTGATGCAGGAACGGCGTGTACCATCGATCTGATGACGGATGACGGTATATACCGTGGAGGAGTGATCGCCCCGGGCTATGGAGCTTTTTCTGATATCCTTCCTGAAAAGGCACCGGCACTTCCAAGAGTAAAACCTAATATTCCAAAAACCTGGCCCGGAAAGACCACTATCGATGCATTAAAGTGGGGTATTCCAGGATTCTATGAAGGGGGTATTATTTCAGTACTCAGAAAATATGAAAATGAGATCGGACATTTTGATCTTTTCATTACCGGTGGGGATGGGCCGCTGATCCATAAGATGACCTCGGAAAAGGGGATATACCGACCTTTTCTGGTTTTTGAGGGTATGGCCACTTTTATTGATTATCGGGACTGA
- the udk gene encoding uridine kinase gives MASPLIIGVAGGSGSGKTTVVNYICEQFGTENLLRLEHDSYYRDLKHIPFEERVKQNFDHPSSLETELMIRHIQALMEGYEVEIPKYDFSNHIRMDESIPAVPTDVILIDGILIFTEQDLLDLMDVKIFVDTDDDVRLLRRLRRDIEERGRTVNGVLDQYEKFVRPMHLEFVEPSKRYADIIIPRGGQNTVALEMVSALINNKMSFSPDNQ, from the coding sequence ATGGCTTCACCTCTGATCATCGGAGTAGCCGGTGGAAGCGGCTCGGGTAAAACAACGGTAGTGAATTATATCTGTGAACAATTCGGTACCGAAAACCTGCTGCGGCTGGAACACGATTCCTACTATCGGGACCTAAAGCATATCCCCTTTGAAGAACGCGTCAAACAAAACTTTGACCACCCTTCTTCCCTTGAAACGGAACTGATGATCCGTCACATTCAGGCCCTTATGGAGGGCTATGAGGTTGAGATACCCAAATACGACTTCTCCAATCACATTCGTATGGACGAAAGCATCCCGGCTGTACCTACCGATGTGATCCTGATTGACGGGATCCTGATCTTTACGGAACAGGATCTGCTGGATCTGATGGATGTGAAGATCTTTGTGGATACCGACGATGATGTACGCTTACTTCGGAGATTAAGACGCGACATTGAAGAAAGAGGCAGAACCGTAAATGGCGTTCTGGATCAGTATGAAAAATTTGTGCGGCCTATGCACCTTGAGTTTGTTGAGCCCAGTAAACGTTATGCCGATATCATCATTCCCAGAGGCGGACAAAATACGGTAGCCCTCGAAATGGTCTCGGCTCTGATCAATAACAAAATGTCGTTCAGTCCCGATAATCAATAA
- a CDS encoding N-acetylmuramoyl-L-alanine amidase, protein MRLPISLLKDLFLALFGVLCIFSTAEAQNNLYRVSNASRSDGLGHVIRFHLESKVDSFEVIQPAPDFIQVVLYDRELDTAAIRLPDFSENQNINNMRLVQLQQGVGVDIILSNDEYFKSSSYLDKNGAHVLLALTQTEKTEVERFSQQFIAKTWDVDFDVIGNFPVSNASQAITTSNREAIKDRLRFDKVVIDAGHGDWEPGSIGYRGVKEKEITLDIALKVGKLIEERIPGVEVVYTRTDDTYLGLDERGHYANLEGGDLFLSIHCNSFPQNRSVRGTEVYFLGLHKSDDAHMVMQRENSVFRNDTRSELSEQDLIVYELAHSGNLAISEKIATMIDWEFKNKARRKSRGVKQAGFQVLYEASMPALLVETGFITNPDEQKYLSSDYGQDIIASAIYRAIKRYKLEVDPSADNTQALNTRD, encoded by the coding sequence ATGAGACTTCCTATCTCATTGCTTAAGGACCTTTTTCTTGCCCTGTTTGGAGTACTTTGCATTTTCAGCACTGCAGAGGCTCAGAACAACTTATATCGCGTATCTAATGCCAGCCGCAGTGACGGATTAGGCCACGTTATTCGTTTTCACCTCGAGTCTAAAGTGGATTCCTTTGAGGTTATTCAACCTGCTCCGGATTTTATCCAGGTTGTCCTTTATGACCGTGAACTGGATACTGCAGCGATCAGGCTTCCTGATTTCTCTGAAAATCAGAACATCAATAACATGCGCCTGGTGCAACTTCAACAGGGAGTTGGTGTAGATATCATTTTAAGCAATGATGAATATTTTAAAAGCAGTTCCTATCTCGATAAGAACGGAGCACATGTACTTCTGGCACTGACCCAGACTGAGAAAACTGAGGTCGAACGATTTTCCCAGCAATTCATTGCCAAGACCTGGGATGTGGATTTTGATGTGATCGGTAACTTTCCGGTATCAAATGCTTCTCAGGCTATTACTACCAGTAACCGGGAAGCCATCAAAGACCGGCTGCGGTTTGATAAGGTTGTGATCGATGCCGGCCATGGCGACTGGGAGCCCGGATCAATTGGCTATAGAGGGGTCAAAGAGAAAGAGATCACTCTGGATATAGCTTTGAAAGTGGGGAAACTCATTGAAGAACGTATCCCCGGAGTTGAGGTGGTATATACCCGTACAGATGATACGTATCTGGGACTGGATGAGCGGGGGCATTATGCTAATCTGGAAGGTGGCGACCTATTCCTTTCTATCCATTGTAATTCTTTCCCTCAAAACAGAAGTGTAAGAGGAACCGAAGTTTACTTTTTAGGACTGCATAAAAGTGACGATGCACATATGGTCATGCAGCGTGAAAACAGTGTATTCAGGAATGATACCCGTTCTGAACTTTCCGAACAGGATCTCATAGTATATGAACTGGCTCACAGCGGTAACCTGGCTATTAGTGAAAAGATAGCCACCATGATCGACTGGGAATTTAAGAATAAAGCCAGAAGAAAGTCCCGAGGTGTCAAACAGGCCGGATTTCAGGTATTATATGAAGCCTCCATGCCTGCTCTGCTGGTAGAAACCGGTTTCATAACTAATCCCGATGAGCAGAAATATCTGAGCAGTGATTATGGACAGGATATCATTGCATCAGCGATCTACCGTGCAATCAAACGATATAAACTGGAAGTAGATCCTTCGGCTGATAATACCCAGGCTCTTAACACACGGGACTAA
- a CDS encoding AAA family ATPase, translating into MKLKILAIAYWAKFIDAISVFWRFFLRKAKKLLRPVQLLLGFEVVKDNTKSRSVDISSYLTETDEQIRKLPEDFRHVFTTDEEIERDCFINISNNLMNFETAYKQWDNGFPASMMVVGEKGSGKSTFIRLALKNLEDAEVVNVTINDTSWKLEQMLKLVGSSLGLEEYTKAESIIRQINNSEDRKVVVLENIQNLYLRTINGFDALEALWLIISETKEKVLWVCSCSRYAWQYLVKVEGVDTHFTHITETDKLDEDQIRDLIMKRCEKYEFKIVFESDESTRKSRSYRKRMNDEQELQAYLRNKFFDTLHETSEGNSSVALLFWLRSVVKVEDGIVYIRSIHPVSIDTLDILNAEVLFVMAVIVFHDTLRVTEVTRILNMSLLETRVVLTKLRSRGILNEKDGWYLLNQMVYRQTIRLLKSRNIIH; encoded by the coding sequence ATGAAGCTTAAAATATTAGCAATTGCTTACTGGGCGAAATTCATAGATGCTATCTCTGTCTTCTGGAGATTTTTTTTACGTAAAGCAAAAAAACTACTGCGGCCGGTTCAGCTCTTGCTTGGTTTTGAAGTTGTCAAAGATAATACAAAGTCACGCAGCGTTGACATTAGTTCTTACCTGACCGAAACCGACGAACAGATCCGTAAACTTCCTGAAGACTTCAGGCATGTATTTACAACCGATGAGGAGATCGAGAGAGATTGTTTCATCAATATTTCCAATAACCTGATGAACTTTGAGACCGCGTACAAGCAGTGGGATAATGGATTCCCTGCAAGTATGATGGTGGTCGGAGAAAAAGGCAGTGGCAAATCTACTTTTATAAGACTTGCTTTAAAGAATCTGGAGGACGCAGAAGTTGTAAATGTAACGATCAACGACACCTCTTGGAAACTGGAACAGATGTTAAAGCTGGTAGGTAGTTCTCTGGGACTTGAGGAATATACCAAGGCAGAATCCATAATTCGTCAGATCAATAACTCGGAGGACCGAAAGGTTGTGGTACTTGAGAATATTCAAAACCTCTACCTGAGAACGATCAATGGTTTTGATGCCCTGGAAGCTTTATGGCTGATCATTTCAGAGACCAAGGAAAAGGTTCTATGGGTGTGTTCCTGTTCCCGCTATGCATGGCAGTATCTGGTCAAAGTCGAGGGTGTTGATACCCATTTTACGCATATTACAGAGACTGATAAGCTGGATGAAGACCAGATCAGAGATCTGATCATGAAGAGATGCGAAAAGTATGAATTCAAGATCGTCTTTGAGTCGGATGAGTCTACCAGAAAAAGCAGGTCTTACCGCAAAAGAATGAACGATGAGCAGGAGCTGCAGGCATACCTCAGGAATAAATTTTTTGATACACTGCATGAGACCTCTGAAGGTAATTCTTCTGTAGCATTGTTATTCTGGCTGAGGTCCGTAGTTAAAGTAGAAGACGGGATCGTTTACATCAGATCCATACACCCGGTCAGTATCGATACGCTGGACATACTGAATGCTGAAGTATTGTTTGTGATGGCTGTGATCGTATTTCACGATACTTTAAGAGTTACGGAAGTGACAAGAATACTGAACATGAGTTTGCTTGAAACAAGAGTGGTACTTACCAAACTTCGCTCAAGGGGAATACTGAATGAAAAAGACGGATGGTATCTGCTGAATCAAATGGTTTACCGGCAGACCATAAGGCTGCTTAAAAGTCGTAATATAATACATTGA
- a CDS encoding mechanosensitive ion channel family protein codes for MAATADAQSVDSLANEVISVVQDSTASEAEPAKKAEPKISELGELISFNKILLSVFVVIFAFLFNKALAFLLGRLAEVKAYYRLLVKRLIPFLNILIWSLAIYIVIEGVIDPPVETLLAVGASVGIAVGFAAQDILKNIFGGFIIIMDRPFQIGDKIDVNGHYGEVTEIGLRSIRIQTPDDSSVTIPNAEIVNNSVSNTNSGALFCQVVTSIYLPNDVPIDEIKALAYKAAITSRYVYLNKPVVVLAEHRMMEQRFAIELKVKAYVLDIRYEFKLKSEITEFILKELNQRKLINESPSENHENT; via the coding sequence ATGGCTGCTACAGCTGATGCTCAGTCTGTTGACAGCCTTGCGAACGAAGTGATCAGCGTTGTTCAGGATTCCACTGCATCTGAAGCTGAACCGGCCAAAAAAGCAGAACCTAAGATCTCTGAATTAGGCGAACTGATCTCCTTCAATAAGATCCTGTTATCCGTTTTTGTGGTTATCTTCGCTTTCCTTTTCAACAAGGCTCTTGCATTTTTACTGGGAAGGTTAGCTGAGGTCAAAGCATATTACAGGCTTCTTGTAAAAAGACTGATCCCTTTTCTTAACATCCTGATCTGGTCTCTTGCGATCTACATTGTGATCGAAGGGGTGATCGATCCGCCGGTAGAGACTCTGCTTGCCGTTGGAGCATCGGTGGGTATAGCCGTTGGTTTCGCGGCTCAGGATATCCTTAAAAATATTTTTGGCGGATTTATCATCATCATGGATCGTCCCTTCCAGATCGGTGATAAGATCGATGTGAACGGCCATTATGGTGAAGTAACTGAGATCGGGCTGCGCTCGATCCGTATTCAGACCCCGGATGATTCTTCGGTAACGATACCCAATGCAGAGATCGTAAATAATTCTGTGTCAAACACCAATTCCGGGGCACTATTTTGTCAGGTGGTTACATCCATTTATCTTCCCAATGATGTGCCGATAGATGAAATTAAAGCTCTGGCTTATAAGGCAGCGATCACCTCCCGGTATGTGTATCTCAACAAGCCGGTAGTGGTTCTGGCAGAACACCGGATGATGGAACAACGCTTTGCTATTGAACTTAAAGTGAAAGCATATGTGCTTGACATACGGTATGAGTTCAAGCTCAAAAGCGAGATCACTGAATTTATACTTAAAGAACTCAATCAACGAAAACTGATCAATGAAAGTCCAAGCGAAAATCATGAAAACACTTAG
- a CDS encoding dipeptidyl-peptidase 3 family protein, with amino-acid sequence MKTLRSALLTVLFTTLMVSCTQKPAETESNDLLSKYTEFTLTTDLSGMTGDQMEMLSLLIDAGKEMDKVFWMQAYGDKEKLLSGLEGDIRRFAEINYGPWDRLNGNEPFVDGVGSKPAGANFYPADMTKAEFENWDSASKDDLYTIIRRDDNGELYTIPYNEAYMEQHKIAAEKLRAAAELASDAGLKKYLELRAEALMTNDYQESDLAWMDMKNNMIDVVIGPIETYEDQLYGYKAANETFVLVKDMEWSDRLSKYTEVLPELQEGLPVPQEYKNERPGTDSDLNAYDVIYYAGDSNAGSKTIAINLPNDEEVQLKKGTRRLQLKNAMRAKYDKILLPISEVLIAEEQRDYITFDAFFGNTMFHEVAHGLGIKNTITDNGTVREALKEHASALEEGKADVLGLYMVKSLRETGMIEEGTLEDNYVTFLASIFRSIRFGSSSAHGRANLIRFNFFQEMGAFTYDQATQTYAINFEKVGGAVDALSEKILTLQGNGDYEAVDAFVKEYAVVGEGLQSALDRLSEQSIPVDITFEQGKEVLGLN; translated from the coding sequence ATGAAAACACTTAGAAGCGCACTGTTAACCGTGCTGTTCACAACCCTCATGGTATCCTGTACGCAAAAGCCTGCCGAAACTGAAAGCAATGATCTGCTTTCCAAATACACAGAATTTACCCTCACTACGGATCTGTCTGGTATGACAGGCGATCAGATGGAAATGCTTTCCCTCCTTATTGATGCCGGTAAGGAAATGGATAAAGTATTCTGGATGCAGGCTTATGGAGATAAAGAAAAGCTGCTCTCCGGACTTGAAGGGGACATCAGGCGTTTCGCAGAGATCAATTACGGTCCATGGGATCGACTCAATGGAAATGAACCTTTTGTGGACGGAGTAGGCTCAAAGCCCGCGGGAGCTAATTTTTACCCGGCTGATATGACCAAAGCAGAATTCGAAAACTGGGATTCAGCATCCAAAGATGATCTGTATACAATTATCCGCAGAGATGATAATGGTGAACTGTATACGATCCCGTATAACGAAGCCTATATGGAACAGCATAAGATCGCAGCAGAAAAACTTCGTGCTGCTGCTGAGCTGGCCTCGGATGCCGGCCTGAAAAAGTATCTGGAACTTCGAGCGGAAGCTCTGATGACCAATGATTATCAGGAAAGCGATCTGGCATGGATGGATATGAAGAATAATATGATCGATGTGGTCATTGGTCCGATCGAAACCTATGAAGATCAGCTCTATGGTTATAAAGCAGCAAATGAGACCTTTGTACTGGTGAAAGATATGGAGTGGAGTGATCGTCTGTCGAAGTACACGGAGGTACTACCTGAATTGCAGGAAGGCTTGCCCGTACCTCAGGAGTATAAGAATGAAAGACCAGGTACCGATTCAGACCTCAATGCTTATGATGTTATCTATTATGCGGGCGACAGCAACGCAGGCTCCAAGACCATTGCTATCAATCTCCCTAATGACGAAGAAGTACAGCTGAAAAAGGGAACACGCCGTCTGCAGCTGAAAAATGCAATGCGTGCTAAATACGATAAGATCCTGCTTCCGATCTCCGAGGTTTTGATTGCGGAAGAGCAGCGTGATTACATTACTTTTGATGCTTTCTTCGGAAATACGATGTTCCATGAAGTTGCTCACGGACTCGGCATCAAGAATACGATCACCGATAACGGTACCGTCCGAGAAGCTCTGAAAGAGCATGCTTCTGCACTCGAGGAAGGGAAAGCGGATGTGCTGGGGCTGTATATGGTCAAATCACTGAGAGAAACCGGAATGATAGAGGAAGGTACCCTGGAAGATAATTACGTGACTTTCCTCGCAAGTATCTTCCGTTCGATCCGATTTGGTTCCTCCAGTGCCCACGGCAGAGCTAACCTGATCCGATTTAATTTCTTCCAGGAAATGGGTGCCTTCACCTATGATCAAGCCACACAGACCTATGCCATTAACTTTGAGAAAGTGGGGGGTGCAGTAGATGCACTTTCTGAAAAGATCCTCACCCTGCAGGGTAACGGAGATTATGAAGCAGTCGATGCTTTTGTTAAAGAATATGCGGTAGTAGGAGAAGGTTTACAATCGGCACTGGACCGGCTATCGGAGCAGAGCATTCCGGTTGATATTACTTTTGAGCAGGGTAAAGAAGTTCTGGGGCTGAACTGA
- a CDS encoding ankyrin repeat domain-containing protein — translation MIMNEEIFLDAAENGDLELVQEMLDKGVSPDTKDEHERTALYKAAKHGHLSIVKFLAEKGADVDHRDNRGTTALYWASANGHQDIVQYLIDHKSDVDVYDDRGWSAKDQATIHHHDVVVQILNSAGAH, via the coding sequence ATGATCATGAATGAAGAGATCTTTCTCGATGCCGCCGAAAACGGCGACTTGGAGCTGGTGCAGGAAATGCTTGATAAAGGAGTAAGTCCTGACACCAAAGACGAACACGAGCGCACCGCATTATACAAAGCTGCTAAACACGGACACCTTTCTATCGTTAAATTCTTAGCCGAAAAAGGCGCAGACGTAGACCACAGAGATAACAGGGGAACCACCGCACTTTACTGGGCATCGGCCAATGGACATCAGGATATCGTACAATACCTGATCGATCATAAAAGTGATGTAGATGTATATGACGACCGGGGCTGGTCAGCAAAAGATCAGGCAACCATACATCATCATGATGTAGTTGTTCAAATATTGAATTCCGCAGGGGCACATTAA